A part of Chitinimonas koreensis genomic DNA contains:
- a CDS encoding glycerol-3-phosphate dehydrogenase C-terminal domain-containing protein, which translates to MPGNDAEAFAAGLCQSWPWLPPALARRYARTYGSRAGRLIGEAGALADLGAEIAPGVYEAELRYLVREEFVRRADDVLWRRSKLGLHLPADAATRIAAWLQDNVAKLTETNENDYPVMQA; encoded by the coding sequence TTGCCGGGCAACGACGCCGAAGCCTTCGCCGCCGGCCTGTGCCAGAGCTGGCCCTGGCTGCCGCCGGCGCTGGCGCGGCGGTATGCGCGGACCTACGGCAGCCGCGCCGGCCGGCTGATCGGCGAGGCCGGCGCGCTGGCCGATCTCGGCGCCGAGATCGCGCCCGGCGTGTACGAGGCCGAGCTGCGCTACCTGGTGCGCGAGGAATTCGTCCGCCGCGCCGACGACGTGCTGTGGCGCCGGTCCAAGCTCGGCCTGCACCTGCCGGCCGACGCGGCGACGCGGATCGCGGCCTGGCTGCAAGACAATGTTGCAAAGCTTACTGAAACGAACGAAAACGATTACCCTGTAATGCAAGCGTAA
- the glpD gene encoding glycerol-3-phosphate dehydrogenase, whose amino-acid sequence MQAVQYDVLVVGGGINGAGIARDAAGRGLSVLLCERDDLAQHTSSNSTKLIHGGLRYLEYYEFGLVRKALQEREVLLKSAPHIMWPLRFVMPHDSHLRPAWLIRAGMFLYDHLARREILPGSRSVNLRRHATGEPLRDHFRKGFIYSDGWVQDARLVTLCAMDARERGATVLTRTAVVSARRGPRDWRVTLRDEQGKEREVGCRLLVNAAGPWVGELLGIAQVASRRQVRLVKGSHIVVKRLFDHPYAYIFQNPDKRIIFAIPTRTITP is encoded by the coding sequence GTGCAAGCTGTTCAATACGACGTACTGGTGGTGGGCGGCGGCATCAACGGTGCCGGCATCGCCCGCGATGCGGCCGGCCGCGGCCTGTCGGTGCTGCTGTGCGAGCGCGACGACCTGGCACAGCACACCTCGTCCAACAGCACCAAGCTGATCCACGGCGGCCTGCGCTACCTCGAGTACTACGAGTTCGGCCTGGTGCGGAAGGCGCTGCAGGAGCGCGAGGTGCTGCTCAAGTCGGCGCCGCACATCATGTGGCCGCTGCGCTTCGTGATGCCGCACGACAGCCATCTCCGGCCGGCCTGGCTGATCCGCGCCGGCATGTTCCTCTACGATCACCTGGCCCGGCGCGAGATCCTGCCCGGCTCGCGCAGCGTGAACCTGCGCCGCCACGCCACCGGCGAGCCGCTGCGCGACCATTTCCGCAAGGGCTTCATCTATTCCGACGGCTGGGTGCAGGACGCCCGGCTGGTCACGCTGTGCGCGATGGATGCGCGCGAACGCGGCGCCACCGTGCTGACCCGCACCGCGGTGGTGTCGGCCCGGCGCGGCCCGCGCGACTGGCGCGTGACGCTGCGCGACGAACAGGGCAAGGAGCGCGAGGTCGGCTGCCGCCTGCTGGTCAACGCGGCCGGCCCCTGGGTCGGCGAGCTGCTCGGCATCGCCCAGGTCGCCTCGCGCCGCCAGGTGCGGCTGGTCAAGGGCAGCCATATCGTGGTCAAGCGCCTGTTCGACCATCCTTACGCCTATATTTTCCAGAACCCCGACAAGCGCATCATCTTCGCCATCCCTACGAGGACGATTACACCCTGA
- a CDS encoding DeoR/GlpR family DNA-binding transcription regulator: protein MNPRQSELLELVRQRGFVSVDELATHFGVTMQTIRRDIAQMDEDKLVQRYHGGVGVPSSVQNIAYPQRQVLNNDAKRRIAARVAQELPDGKSLFINIGTTTEAVAEALLHHRDLHVVTNNLNVAMTLSANTDCEVIVAGGVVRARDRGVVGEATIDFIRQFRVDIGIIGISSIEPDGSLRDFDYKEVKVAQTIIEQSRQVWLVADHTKFDREAMVRLGHLGQIDCLFTDASRRPTWPPRCARRARRCSWPRPRRRSAAPGRPGREPGRGFAYLNLHPQADPAGGTDSHEASA from the coding sequence GTGAACCCGAGGCAGAGCGAACTCCTGGAACTGGTGCGCCAGCGCGGCTTCGTGTCGGTGGACGAGCTGGCGACCCATTTCGGCGTCACCATGCAGACCATCCGCCGCGACATCGCCCAGATGGACGAGGACAAGCTGGTGCAGCGCTACCATGGCGGCGTCGGCGTCCCGTCGAGCGTGCAGAACATCGCCTATCCGCAGCGCCAGGTGCTCAACAACGACGCCAAGCGCCGCATCGCCGCGCGGGTGGCGCAGGAGCTGCCGGACGGCAAGTCGCTGTTCATCAATATCGGCACCACCACCGAGGCGGTGGCCGAGGCGCTGCTGCACCACCGCGACCTGCACGTGGTCACCAACAACCTCAACGTGGCGATGACGCTGTCGGCCAATACCGACTGCGAAGTGATCGTGGCCGGCGGCGTGGTGCGCGCGCGCGACCGCGGCGTGGTCGGCGAGGCCACCATCGACTTCATCCGCCAGTTCCGCGTCGACATCGGCATCATCGGCATCTCCAGCATCGAGCCCGACGGCAGCCTGCGCGATTTCGACTACAAGGAGGTCAAGGTGGCGCAGACCATCATCGAGCAGTCGCGCCAGGTCTGGCTGGTGGCCGACCACACCAAGTTCGACCGCGAGGCGATGGTGCGGCTGGGCCACCTGGGCCAGATCGACTGCCTGTTCACCGATGCCTCCCGCCGGCCCACCTGGCCGCCGCGCTGCGCGAGGCGGGCACGCAGGTGTTCGTGGCCGAGGCCGCGACGGCGTAGCGCGGCACCCGGCCGGCCGGGGCGGGAACCCGGGCGCGGCTTCGCCTACCTAAACCTGCATCCCCAGGCAGATCCCGCCGGCGGGACCGATTCCCACGAGGCTTCCGCATGA
- a CDS encoding DUF1800 domain-containing protein, with translation MNPISVPQGRAMGRALVLVAAAAGLWLLAAPAGAAERGDRPQIDPVRLLDRLGWGATSSDMRQIAQLGVDRYIEAQLHPKPATLPGPVERQLAAMTLSQRPLAELVPELERQRKTVQAMTMSADKDVATAAYQKAATAIYREFASRMLLRSLYSPNQLQEQMAWFWANHFSVFQGKSGVMLGDYVDAAIRPRALGRFRDLLGATLRHPAMLRYLDNEQNVAGRINENYARELLELHTLGVDGGYSQQDVQELARVLTGVGINLTADAPKLKPELQSQYLRDGLFEFNPARHDYGDKVLLGQPLRGRGLAEVDEALDRLARHPATARFVCRKMARYFLAGDPSPALVEQMAATFLRSDGQVADTLRVLFRSSEFARSLGKQFKDPVHYVISAVRLAYDGRPILNTDPMIQWLIRMGQPLHGRQTPDGYPLYESAWTSPGQMTTRFEIASAIGNGRAGLFRGEADQGAEASAVPQLSDSLYFERMRGHLGEATRKALEQAGSPQEWNVFLLSSPEFMDR, from the coding sequence ATGAATCCGATCTCCGTGCCGCAGGGCAGAGCGATGGGCCGCGCCCTGGTGCTGGTCGCCGCGGCGGCCGGCCTGTGGCTGCTCGCCGCGCCGGCCGGCGCCGCCGAGCGCGGCGACCGGCCGCAGATCGATCCGGTGCGCCTGCTCGATCGCCTCGGCTGGGGCGCGACCTCGTCGGACATGCGGCAGATCGCCCAGCTGGGCGTCGATCGCTACATCGAGGCACAGCTGCATCCCAAGCCGGCGACCCTGCCTGGACCGGTCGAGCGCCAGTTGGCGGCCATGACGCTGAGCCAGCGGCCGCTGGCCGAGCTGGTGCCGGAGCTCGAGCGGCAGCGCAAGACGGTGCAGGCCATGACCATGAGCGCCGACAAGGACGTCGCCACCGCGGCCTACCAGAAGGCGGCCACCGCGATCTACCGCGAGTTCGCCAGCCGGATGCTGCTGCGCAGCCTGTATTCGCCCAACCAGCTGCAGGAGCAGATGGCCTGGTTCTGGGCCAACCACTTCTCGGTGTTCCAGGGCAAGAGCGGGGTGATGCTGGGCGACTACGTCGACGCGGCGATCCGGCCGCGTGCGCTGGGGCGTTTCCGCGATCTGCTCGGCGCCACGCTGCGCCATCCCGCCATGTTGCGCTACCTCGACAACGAGCAGAACGTGGCTGGCCGCATCAACGAGAACTACGCGCGCGAGCTGCTCGAGCTGCATACCCTGGGCGTCGACGGCGGCTACAGCCAGCAGGACGTGCAGGAGCTGGCCCGCGTGCTGACCGGGGTCGGCATCAACCTGACCGCGGACGCGCCCAAGCTCAAGCCGGAACTCCAATCGCAGTATCTGCGCGACGGCTTGTTCGAATTCAATCCGGCGCGGCACGACTACGGCGACAAGGTGCTGCTCGGCCAGCCCCTGCGCGGCCGCGGCCTGGCCGAGGTGGACGAGGCGCTGGACCGGCTCGCCCGGCATCCGGCCACCGCGCGCTTCGTCTGCCGCAAGATGGCGCGCTATTTCCTCGCCGGCGATCCGTCGCCAGCGCTGGTCGAGCAGATGGCCGCCACCTTCCTGCGTAGCGACGGCCAGGTCGCGGACACCCTGCGCGTGCTGTTCCGCTCGTCCGAGTTCGCGCGTTCGCTCGGCAAGCAGTTCAAGGATCCGGTCCACTACGTGATCTCGGCGGTACGGCTGGCCTACGACGGCAGGCCCATCCTGAACACCGACCCGATGATCCAGTGGCTGATCCGCATGGGGCAGCCCTTGCACGGCCGGCAGACGCCGGACGGCTATCCGCTGTACGAATCGGCCTGGACCAGCCCGGGGCAGATGACCACCCGCTTCGAGATCGCCAGCGCGATCGGCAACGGCCGTGCCGGCCTGTTCCGCGGCGAGGCGGACCAGGGCGCGGAAGCGTCGGCCGTGCCGCAGCTTTCGGATTCGCTCTATTTCGAACGCATGCGCGGCCATCTGGGCGAGGCGACCCGCAAGGCGCTGGAGCAGGCGGGCTCGCCGCAGGAATGGAACGTGTTCCTGCTGTCCTCGCCCGAGTTCATGGACCGCTAG
- a CDS encoding DUF1501 domain-containing protein, translating into MPTNRRQFIRSLAALPLLAGPVRLLAAPAGGSARFVLVFLRGGYDAASLLIPYHSSDYYEARPTLALARPGSDLQAALPVDGDWALNPVLRESLYPLFQRRQLAFVPFAGTDDLSRSHFETQQSIELGLAAGGARDYRSGFLNRLAGVLGGQGAIAFTDQLPLVMSGPAAVPNVALRQVAKPGLSVRQSQIIAGMYRGSRLAGQVSEGFGMRDEVLKAFAEEMESSSRNAVSARGFELEARRIGKLMRERYRLGFVDVGGWDTHVSQGGNGGYLASRFDELGRGLAAFADEMGKAWDDTVVVVVSEFGRTFRENGSRGTDHGHGTVFWVLGGSVAGGRVAGEQVEVRRSTLLQDRDFPVLNDYRQVLGGLFQRQFGLSAEQLTKVFPGARSVDLELL; encoded by the coding sequence ATGCCGACCAACCGGCGCCAATTCATCCGATCGCTGGCGGCCTTGCCGCTGCTGGCGGGGCCGGTGCGCCTGCTGGCCGCGCCGGCCGGCGGCAGCGCGCGTTTCGTGCTGGTCTTCCTGCGCGGCGGCTACGATGCGGCCAGCCTGCTGATCCCCTACCACAGCAGCGACTACTACGAGGCGCGTCCCACCCTCGCCCTGGCCCGGCCGGGCAGCGACCTGCAGGCCGCGCTGCCGGTCGATGGCGACTGGGCGCTGAACCCGGTGCTGCGCGAAAGCCTGTACCCGCTGTTCCAGCGCCGCCAGCTGGCCTTCGTCCCGTTCGCGGGGACCGACGACCTATCCCGCAGCCATTTCGAGACCCAGCAGTCGATCGAGCTGGGCCTGGCGGCCGGCGGTGCGCGCGACTATCGCTCGGGCTTCCTCAATCGCCTGGCCGGCGTGCTGGGCGGCCAGGGCGCGATCGCCTTCACCGACCAGTTGCCGCTGGTCATGAGCGGGCCGGCTGCGGTGCCCAACGTCGCGCTGCGCCAGGTCGCCAAGCCGGGCCTGAGCGTGCGGCAGAGCCAGATCATCGCTGGCATGTATCGCGGGAGCCGGTTGGCCGGCCAGGTCAGCGAGGGCTTCGGCATGCGCGACGAGGTGCTCAAGGCCTTCGCCGAGGAGATGGAGTCGTCCAGCCGCAATGCCGTGAGCGCACGCGGGTTCGAACTGGAAGCGCGGCGTATCGGCAAGTTGATGCGCGAGCGCTACCGCCTCGGTTTCGTCGATGTCGGCGGTTGGGACACCCATGTGAGCCAGGGCGGCAACGGCGGCTACCTGGCGTCGCGCTTCGACGAACTCGGCCGCGGCCTGGCGGCCTTCGCCGACGAGATGGGCAAGGCCTGGGACGACACGGTGGTGGTGGTGGTCAGCGAATTCGGCCGCACCTTCAGGGAGAACGGCAGCCGCGGTACCGATCATGGCCACGGCACGGTCTTCTGGGTGCTGGGCGGCAGCGTCGCCGGCGGCCGCGTCGCGGGAGAGCAGGTCGAGGTCCGCCGCTCGACGCTGCTGCAGGATCGCGACTTCCCGGTGCTCAACGACTATCGGCAGGTGCTCGGCGGATTGTTCCAGCGGCAATTCGGCCTGTCGGCCGAGCAATTGACCAAGGTCTTTCCCGGCGCGCGGTCCGTCGATCTCGAGCTGCTCTGA
- the hslO gene encoding Hsp33 family molecular chaperone HslO yields the protein MTQDTLQRFLFDAAPVRGEVVRLGDTWRQVLARRDYPPVLQKLIGELLAASALMSAMLKFDGSLIMQLHGKGRLKLVVIECEADLTMRATARWDEEAGDLPDLPLAELLGDGKFVITLDPRDGGQSYQGIVGLAGASVAAIIEHYMQSSEQLDTRLWLSSDNGVAAGMMLQKLPAGHGDPHGWEHLTTLAETLTPAELSTLQPEELLYRLFHQESVRVMAEEHPHFGCRCTRERVGNMLKMLGREEADSIVAERGGIDINCDFCNQHYRFDAVDVAQLFATDSTAGPGDTRH from the coding sequence ATGACCCAAGATACCCTGCAACGCTTCCTGTTCGACGCCGCCCCGGTCCGCGGCGAAGTGGTCCGGCTGGGCGACACCTGGCGCCAGGTGCTCGCGCGGCGCGACTACCCGCCAGTGCTGCAGAAGCTGATCGGTGAACTGCTGGCCGCCTCGGCGCTGATGAGCGCGATGCTGAAGTTCGACGGCTCGCTGATCATGCAGCTGCACGGCAAGGGCCGGCTCAAGCTGGTGGTGATCGAGTGCGAAGCCGACCTGACCATGCGCGCCACCGCGCGCTGGGACGAGGAAGCCGGCGACCTGCCCGACCTGCCGCTGGCCGAGCTGCTCGGCGACGGCAAGTTCGTCATCACGCTCGATCCGCGCGACGGCGGCCAGAGCTACCAGGGCATCGTCGGCCTGGCCGGCGCCAGCGTGGCGGCCATCATCGAGCACTACATGCAGAGCTCGGAGCAGCTCGACACCCGGCTGTGGCTGTCCAGCGACAACGGCGTGGCGGCCGGCATGATGCTGCAGAAGCTGCCGGCCGGCCACGGCGACCCGCACGGCTGGGAGCACCTGACCACGCTGGCCGAGACGCTGACGCCGGCCGAGCTGAGCACCCTGCAGCCCGAAGAGCTGCTCTACCGCCTGTTCCACCAGGAAAGCGTGCGGGTGATGGCCGAGGAGCATCCGCACTTCGGCTGCCGCTGCACCCGCGAGCGCGTCGGCAACATGCTGAAGATGCTGGGCCGGGAGGAAGCCGACTCGATCGTGGCCGAGCGCGGCGGCATCGACATCAACTGCGACTTCTGCAACCAGCACTACCGCTTCGACGCGGTCGACGTGGCGCAGCTGTTCGCCACCGATTCGACGGCCGGGCCGGGCGACACGCGGCACTAG
- a CDS encoding MFS transporter, which yields MTTLVAVRKGNQIAIAADTQSTFGDTRLGHRHDARPEKIFASHDSFFGICGAAAHDLVLQSVLHKTRTLDFSSRATIFESFRKLHPKLKEDFFLKTEEEEDDPYESSQMTVLIANAHGIFGVYSMREVYEYRHFWAIGSGRDFAVGAMAAVYDRPELDAAAIARIGVETGCEFDVSSSLPLTLHVVELARAG from the coding sequence ATGACCACACTCGTCGCGGTGCGCAAAGGCAATCAGATCGCCATCGCCGCCGATACCCAATCGACCTTCGGCGACACCCGCCTCGGCCACCGCCACGATGCGCGGCCGGAAAAGATCTTCGCCTCGCACGACAGCTTCTTCGGCATCTGCGGCGCCGCCGCCCACGACCTGGTGCTGCAGTCGGTGCTGCACAAGACGCGGACACTGGATTTCTCCAGCCGCGCCACCATCTTCGAGTCGTTCCGCAAGCTGCATCCCAAGCTCAAGGAAGACTTCTTCCTCAAGACCGAGGAAGAAGAGGACGACCCGTACGAATCGAGCCAGATGACGGTGCTGATCGCCAATGCGCACGGCATCTTCGGCGTCTACTCGATGCGCGAGGTCTACGAATACCGCCACTTCTGGGCGATCGGCTCCGGCCGCGACTTCGCCGTCGGCGCGATGGCGGCGGTCTACGACCGGCCCGAACTCGACGCGGCCGCCATCGCCCGCATCGGCGTCGAGACCGGCTGCGAATTCGATGTCAGCTCCTCGCTGCCGCTGACGCTGCACGTCGTCGAGCTGGCCAGGGCCGGCTGA